ataacctaacatgcccCCTATAGTGGGTTTAATTTTAGTCGAGTTTTCTGACTTATTGTAGGTGCAAGTCGTTTCTTTGTTAAAGATTTATGCGAGATCAAAAAAGGAGATAATCAAGTACAATGAGATCGATGAATCGAACATAAATTATATTTATCTCGGCTATATGCCTTAACAGGTCCATGAACCCCCTCGTTGACTAAGAAGTAAATCACATCGATATGAAAGAGGGTATAAACAATATTTGCCATGCAACAGTCGTGACTTTGTTGAAAGAAggttttatttgattcaatctttatgtatttgttagattcaaATCTCTTTATAGATGCCCTATGAagttttatgaatgaattaatttgttatACTTCGCATTAAAAAAACTTAGTAAGAAAGATTAATCTCAAATGTaacttatatttttttcatatgTGGAAATGTTGTTGACATAAtcctaattatattaatcatCAACCAGTACGTAAagctaatatttttttttgataaacaaattaattcattgataaaaagtcatacgatatctacataaagatttaaatctaacaaatacataacaatcgaataaaaaaaactttcttccatagctacgatcgtagtatatcaaacattcggtataccctcttttatatcgcTGTGATTTATATATAGCCTTCATTGACGAGGgggtctatagatctgttgtagccgtgacaaatatgatttccgtCTGATTCGTCTGACTGTAGTCGAAGATTGACATCCTCTTCGACCCcgcataaatctttaccaaagaaacaacctgaactaaattaaacacacaaaacttaactagAAACAAACCCACCTTAgggtacttactacactgaaACAATCAAACCCACTATAAgggtacttactacactgaaactatgtagttttattgagatctaacgcaaaaaacacaacagaattgaaagagaaggggcgaaaataaccaaatttccgaagaaaattggctatttccaccctaaaaaaccctaatttttataAACCCTACGTAAAGCTAATTAAGATAATAGTAACGGTATAAACACTACATAAATGCATATTTTTTAGTTGGAAGAATCTAAATTATGTAGATAGAGCACCTaccattataaatttataatccaTCAAACACAACGTCCAAATGATTGTTAAGAATCAATATTGATAAATAAAAAAGGCCATAATGCATGTGAGTCATTCCTACATAGTAGCTATGTATTGTCAAACGCAATGTTACATTATTGTTCAAATTAAGCTAAATACTACcaccaaatctgcaaaaaaacgcACATATATATAACACCCTAGTCTGTAATTTTCAATACTAGGTTACGTTGTAATTTAGCTTAATTTGTTGTTTAATCGATAACTTGACAAGGTATGCTCTTGCGTGTTTGTCTACATGCACTTAGACAGATCTTGTGTTGATGTCAATTAGGTTAGTTGGTTAAAGTATTAAGGAGGTGATACCCAAGATTTGAAAAATGACGATGACTTGACAATTGACATGCATATTTTTTAGCGTTGGGGGTACTTCACGTAGTACATATATACTTTCGTATGAATGTTtttttaatacttcgtatttcACATCGTACATAGAGATATTTATAGAAATATATGCAATTACTTAATAATACTTTCGATACCATTTAAGCAACCAACTAATGGTAAATTATAAAACCAATTCTAATAACAAGATTGTCTTTTACATAAAATTAACTCATCAATTAAAGACggtcaaaattttaaagtttgacCACCTAAACAGTAAGTGAGAAGAATTTCATGGAGCCGTGATAAGTACATTTCCTCtaagtaattttaaaaataaattattactaTAAAATAATTAACAACACAAATTCCttattaacaaattaaattacaCATATTCCCTCAAATAAATAATACTTCATCATCAAAATCGCAATTCATTACCGGCTATCGAATTAATTAGACGTTAGCATTTGTCCTCTACTAGGTTGTTTCTCTAGGCTATAAAAAACCAATGGATATATAATACTCCACTTTCTCTaaaaatagtactccctccgtttctttttgttgtatccgtttccattttaagtgttttatattgttgtatccatttagtatctattctatttttggacatacattttatcctaaaatacccttacatttctatctaattaccaaaatacctaaagattctacccatattcccacctaatttttcccacccataatatttaattattttcccttccccatataaccactctctcacctcctttatcacccatcattatcactcctctctcttaccttatttctttattattttctcactcctttatttattataatctcttacactcaatcatttctcttacacccaatcattacacttatacccatacaaaccaatattccaattttcttaaaaaccacaccagattccaaatggatacatcaaaaagaaatggagggagtactaatttATATAGTCATATAAGCCATATGAAGTTCTAGTACGGAGTATTGTTTACCAAATTGAGAGCTTGGTTATTCTAAGAAACTTACACAAACTCATTTCTTTGTAGTTGCAGCAAATCAAACTTGAATTGGTGAGCAGAAAAGCCAGTCAAAAATCACAACACAAAGCCAAAGAAAAGATTTTAGCTCACTTTCCTGCAAAAATAAGGGAAatataattataaaattataaaaatattaaaatattaaaaaaataaaaaatgcatCAACATGAAAATGGAACACACACACAACCCACAAGAAGACAGGCTGGAAGGATCCAAACATACGAACAAACCCCACCTtctctattatttttattttgtcccTCCCCATAAAGTGCTCTTTTttttactccgtataattttttttaacataaatttcttttatttttctttattttccaaTTAATTATCGTCCATTCTCTTTGTTCAAAgccaataataataaataaataagtaatatTTGGTTCAAGTAAAACAATGATAAGGAATTAAGCACCTTAAAGTCTTAAACAATGATAAGGATAATTATAAAAGGGTTAAAATTGTACAAGTTtaacatattttattttagaaacttattactccgtaattattttACGAGTAGTCAGTAGAACAAATTAGATGATTAAAATCACATCATGCCACATATGTTATTTTTTTGTCTTCTAATTATCTGCAAAGTAATATTATAGTGATAAACACATAATTTAATATAGTTAAAAAAATTCACATTAAGACGAATAAAAAAATTACCACTTGTGATATTTTTCTTACATATTGGGAATATTAGCGAACAATCGTGGTCAAAATTCGACAATATGccaaaaaatcaatttcaaacacGTGACGTGAAATAATAGCATAAGCATTAAATAAACATCAATAATACTAATTGACGCATAATTTTATATCCCATAAATTAATATCATTTCAAGAAATATATCTGTTGCTTATTGTTTGTCCTCATGGCTACAAATATCAAACACAAATgataatttcttataaaatacaGTTTGATAAATCTTACGGTAAACAGTAAAAGTAATAAAGTAAAACGGTAACGTATTAAACCAAAATGTCTAGTTAAATCGTTCGATAGAATGAGCGATATCCGTAGAAAATGCTTAAAAGTGTCGAAATTACCAAAATTCAATATAATTCCCAATCTATCGTACGTCAACGAATGTTTTGATCCTTTTTCCCGGTTCACCAATAAACTGCAAAGTCAACTGACGCTTTCATTCATCACAAATCCGCCAATTCAATTATTACTCGAATTGTAAACGTTCTCATAATTCataaaaaaggccaaaaaaataaatcatgaaaataaaCGCTCGCATAACTATTCTCAATACCATCAGCGGTTCATACTAGCAGTTAACTTTAATTAACCGTCAACCGTGAGTTGTCGATTTTGTTCTGACTTGCAAGAGAAATAATTAGACAGGATTTATTTCAGAAGTAGAGGATAAATTgaaaattatattaatatgaGCATATTTTGGATATTTCAAACATTTTTATACAAAAATCGCTCCAATATAAAACCCAAATTAAAAAAactaataaattaaatggacaccaaaaatataaaaaaggatTCTCATGTTCTTCCCCTTTCCCTTCTCTCTCTATCTTCCTTCCTCTTCCTTCcacttttgtttcctttttcttGCTGCCACTGCTAAGCATCTTTAGTCTTTACCTCTCCCACCACTTTTGTTATCTTTCCCTTCATCACTCtccctcttttttcttttcttttttattcatctGGGGTTGTTCTTTCTTTCCTAATTTCTAAGCTCAAATTTTTTCTGGTATATTTCTCTCCCTTTCTCAGCTCAACTCTCTTTCTTCCACTCATAATTCGTCCTTTTATTCTTTCCTTAGTTCAGCAATTGTTTGTTTGATCATAAAGTTCCAACCTTTTTACTCTTAATTGAGTAGTTTTCACTTCAATTGTGCTAAAATTtccaaccttttttttttttttttttttttaaatttttacccAGAAAAAAGGAGAATTCTCCCCCTTTAAAGTTCTGTGTTCttcttcaatttcaattttcttcAGTACCCAGATTTAATTTGTTGTACAATGTTTCCTCCTTTTCTATAAGAATTTACCCAGAAAGAGGGGAATTCATTGTTTCCCATCTTTTGGCTTTTCTGAGGGGTGAATTTCTGCAGAAATCTGGgttttttgggtgaatttgtgCTGATTCAATGGGACTATGTCATGCAAAACCTATCAAAATCCCAGAAACCCAGTTTGAAAGTGATGGGATAAATGGGGAAATCCAACCCCAAAATGGTGGAACTGGGAAAACCCCTAAATTCCCATTTTACAGCCCAAGTCCATTGCCAAGTGCCTTTAAGAACTCCCCTGCAAATTCCAGTGTAACATCAACTCCTCTTAGGTTCTTTAAGCGTCCCTTTCCGCCCCCGTCTCCGGCGAAGCACATTCGGGCCTTGCTGGCACGAAGACATGGTTCAGTAAAGCCTAATGAGGCCTCAATCCCTGAAGGGAGTGAGTGTGACATTGGATTGGATAAGAATTTTGGGTTTTCAAAACAATTTGCAAATCATTTTGAGCTTGGTGATGAAGTAGGGAGGGGGCATTTTGGGTATACTTGTTATGGTAAAGGCAAAAAAGGCAGCTTGAAGGGCCTTGATGTTGCTGTCAAAGTCATCCCCAAAGCAAAGGTTGTATTCTTTTTGTCTATTTTTGATTGATTTCTGTTGCGTTTGTTATGTTATCACCTTTTTATATTTAtgtcatatgaatttattttccAAATCGATCTAATTGCTTGTGTGAATAATGAATTTTCGCTGTTTTCTAGCTGTGCTTTGCTGATGTTGATTTAGTTAAATATTAGTGTTTGTGGATGGCTGAATGCTGATGATGATTAAGGATCTAGTGGACATCATTTTCTGTCTTTACTTGACTTTTTGTGCTTTATAACTTGCATATCTGTTTTTAAAAGATTATAATTCCTTGTGTGATCTGAAATAAGGCAGCACACTTCATAAAATTCTTGTTAGATATGGAATTAGACGGAAGACAATTGTGTAAAAGGAGAGAGAAGGGCCCTTCCATCACGAGTTCTCACTTTGTAGCCATTGCACGAATACTCCACTGTTGTTAATTGCTACAATTATAATACAACATGGGTCCTTAAACCGGTTCAACCATAAACAACTCATGAATCATGATTGTTTAAGTTACCTTTATTTGGTAGTAGTAAAATTTGTCTTTTGAGAATAATACTAATCAAGGCCTTGTAAAGTGGTCTACTTGGTCTCATGAATACTTGTCCTGGTTTTGCAGATGACAACAGCAATTGCAATCGAGGATGTCAGAAGAGAAGTAAAAATATTACGAGCACTTACTGGCCATAAGAATCTAGTGCAGTTCTACGAGTCTTATGAAGACGATGACAATGTTTATGTTGTGATGGAGTAAGTTGCTGCATTATCTTGAATTATCCACTTTTAGCTGTAACTGTGATACAATCTCTTTTTTCTATTTGAAAAAGTGTCATGTTTCGCTCTTTCTTGGACACAATTCAATTTGGCTTCATTCTCACTGCCACTAAATCACTGATATGGTTTTACGCGTGGTGGACTGGTGGTGCTATCAACTGGTCACAGCGAATAATGGAAAACCCTTCTAGTTTTGTCATCATCCCAAGGATATGATGTGATATGATATCGGATTTTGGTCTACATGACTGGAGAATAATGCTTGCTATGGACCTTTTGAATAATTGAGGTGTTCAGTGATAGAATTTACCTTTTCTCCAAGTCGGACCAAGTGGGACGTGTAATAGGTCTGATGCTTATGTTATGGGCTTTTTCATTGGCTCTGTGCATTATTCTCTTTATCGGCCCCTCTCCTTGAATTCTCTCAAATCCTTAAGTTGTTAAATTTATGAAGTATCCATCAAATCTGATATGTTTAAGTGCATAAAAATGCTCCTGCACTTCACGTGTTTGTAACTTAGGCTAACCATCTCTTTTGTTGGGCCTTGTAGGCTGTGCCAAGGTGGTGAATTGTTGGACCGCATACTTTCAAGGTATTTATTGACAAACTATTAAACCTTGAACCTTAACTGATAGCCTATGATGTGTATTATTGAAAATATAAATGGCTAAATTTGTTTATGATCATCAGAGGTGGAAAATTCTCAGAAGAAGATGCAAAGGCTGTCATGGTCCAAATTTTGAGTGTTACCGCCTACTGTCATCTTCAAGGTGTAGTTCACCGAGACCTCAAACCTGAGGTAATTGACTCATGGTTCTCGCCCTTTTAATCATAAAGTCAAAGCATTCTGTTGCTTTCCTCGGTGCTCTTATTTCTATGAGTTTAGATAGCCTTTTGTTGTTCCCTCCCATCTTTAATAATTATCTTTCAAGGTTATGCGCAGAGACTAAGGAGATACCACCTTCGTTCCTTAATgtttactatttgcacgaacttCAATGCAATCTTTAACCATCAATATATTCAATTTCATAAATCAGTAAATAtggatattttgaaaatacatatcaagacgaatctaacaagatctcacatgttGATGTTTTGATGTATGTATTAGTGAGAATTTACAATTATGTTTTTAAGTTTTGGACGCATATTTCAAAGCGTTGCCAACATTATGGAGCGTACGTAGTATTAGTTATTGCACTGATAATTGAACAAACAAAGTAACAGTGCATTGGCAATTTAAGAGACAAATAAAATGAACTACGAAGTATGTAAAGTAATTAAGTGAACATGTATTGGGAATGGAGGGAGCATTTGCACCCTGCAGGAATTGTCCCCCCCacccccccacccccaccccacTCCACTTCCATCTTTGGTTGTCAATTGCATCTGAAGACTAAACATCTTTTTCTATACACTTTTAGCTGACAATTTGATGAAATGTACTCTTTTATGACGTTGTTTAACATTATTTCCCTTCACCCTGATCTTTAATCCTTCCCTCCAGAATTTTCTGTTTACCTCCAAAGATGAGAACGCCCCTCTAAAGGCTATTGACTTCGGATTGTCTGACTATGTAAAACCAGGTAACTCCACTACTTGTTGCACGTATCTGTTTCTGGCAGAGTGAATAGGCCCTTTATGCTTGTTTATGTTCTTGCAgatgagagattaaatgatatCGTAGGAAGTGCTTATTATGTAGCCCCTGAAGTTCTCCACAGAGCTTATGGGACTGAGGCAGACATGTGGAGCATTGGGGTAATTGCGTATATTCTTCTATGTGGAAGCCGCCCCTTTTGGGCTCGTACAGAATCTGGAATTTTCCGAGCTGTCTTGAAGGCTGACCCTAGTTTCGATGAAGCCCCCTGGCCTTCCTTGTCACCGGAGGCAATCGATTTTGTCAAAAGATTATTGAACAAGGATTACCGAAAGCGATTAACTGCTGCCCAGGCACTTAGTAAGTTCTAATAATTAACTGTCTATAGATAATTTGTTGTAGTCTGCTGAATATTCCATTGCTAAATCCTTGTTGATCCTAGGTCATCCATGGCTTTCTGGATTTCATCAGGATATCAAGATCCCTCAGGATATGATAGTGTACAGGCTTGTAAGAGCTTACATATGCTCATCTTCTTTGCGGAAAGCAGCTCTTGGGGTAGGCAAATACATTCAGTTATTTTCCTTCTTGTTGGTGGAACTTTAGTATGGATTAACTTTGTGAAACCAAGCGATTCTTTTTGTTGTAAATCGAGTAACAGTCACCTCCTGTTGACAGGCTCTTGCAAAGACATTAACAGTGCCTCAGTTGGCTTATATGAAGGAGCAATTTCAGATGCTATCTCCAAGCAAAAATGGTTACATATCAATGCAAAATTTTAAGACAGTAAGTTTCCACGTGTGGTGATTACTTTACGGTGTTTTTACATTGCAATGATAGAGGGGATGGGACAAAATAAGAAGTAGACTCGTGTTTtccttccaatttttttttccagctCTGAAAAGATTTGGTTTGTTAAACGGGAAAGAAAATGGGATCTTTTCAATCTCCCTCCCTTTTTATTCTCTTCAAATCCTCTCATTAAAACACATTCCTATCTTCCTTGTTCTAAAGTCTTCCTAACATTGGCACATTGATGGGATTTACAGGCTGTATTGAGAACTGCTACGGATGCTATGAAGGATTCTCGAGTTATTGAATATGTTAACCTGGTTTGTGCCCTTTTCTTCCATTCATTCGTATCTCACTTCTATTACTTGCGTCTATTGCTTATGCTTTGGAAGAATAAAATAACGTAAAGTAGCTAATGTGTTATGCAGGTTAGCTCTATTCAGTACAGAAAGAtggattttgaagaattttGCGCTGCAGCTATAAGTGTGCATCAATTAGAAGCAATGGAAACCTGGGAGCAACATGCACGACGTGCTTACGAGCTCTTTGAGAAGGATGGCAACAGACCAATAATGATTGAAGAATTGGCCTCggtattttttgtttttatgtttCTTTCAAAAAGTTACTTGAATGGCGATCTCTAAAATAACTTTTAACTCAGTTGCTAAATTGGAAGCATTTGAGTATAATTCTGTGCAAAGTATGAAGTTGTTTTCCTCTACTGCCTGCGACTTACTGTCCGCTTATAATCATGTATGAATGTCATGTTTTTTTTGACATCAGGAACTTGGGCTTAGTCCATCAGTGCCGGTGCAtgtggttcttcaagattggATTAGACACTCTGATGGAAAACTTAGTTTTCTCGGGTTTGTTAGACTTCTACACGGAGTCTCTTCTCGCACATTTCAAAAGGCATTACCGGCTTAAGAACACTTCTATTGTCCGAGTTTCTTTATCGATCCATCTTTTCTTAAGATGAAAGGTTGGAAGCTCGGCTGCAGAGGGTCACGTTAATGTTAACCCATATATCTGACCACTAATGAGCTTCCGCAAGCTCCTGCACAATTTCAGTCTTTTTCTTTCTTGAAAAATCAATCATCTAGGATAGTGTTTGCTGGAACTTTGGAAAGGTAGAGAAATGTACAGATGAGATTTAGGTTATTTAGAGTAGTGAAATATTAAGGTTTTGTTTGGCATATGTACGTGTTTTTCTCAATAATTGGGGGTTGGGGGGGAAATGTCAAATGTGTGTGATCAAGTCAGTAGCAAAATGAAAAGGATACTGACCGACGTATAAGCTGAAGATGATCTGTAGCATATTATTATGTAATGAGAATGTTGCTTTTGTATTTTGCTTATACTAAATATACTTAGCTTTGTCACTAATTGTCCTTATTTGCTGACGTGGCCGTGACTAACAAATTAGCTATATCCAATCCATTCTTATGTTAGGTCTTTATAAGATGATAATGTATGCATCCAAACAGCCTTATCATGATTGTCCTCATAGCTCACTGACGAATCAATTGATTTCGAGTAGGCATTGCTAAACGCCGCCGATGACCAATGACCATTGGATATATCCATTCTTATGTTCTGTCTTTATAAGATGACATATGCATTTAGATATGCCAAACGGCTTGGTTGGGTCGGGttataaaatacggagtattattttcgGGTTTAGATCAATTCGGGTTGGTCACTTTTGGACCAGGTTTAAAATGGTTGTTTAAGATCCAGAACTTTCGGGTGTGGGTCGATCCAACAGGTTGAGATAAAACGcatatttatttttcattaatttgggtaattaatatacaaaatatgcgcataaaattaacaaatttccGTATacgtttatatttagtcaaattcaaccataaaatgacgtataattcaaatcaaaataatatTACACCCAACAACTATACAACGATTTTAATCGTTCGGGTCAAAAAAGAGTTCAGTTGGACTTtaacccattacttttcgggttgtttAGGTTCGAATAAAAATCGGAGTCCAGATTACGAAATCTTGTTCCCCAGTATTTTGTGGATGTATTTTGAGTCTGGTCTATTTTTGATTGGTCTGTAACGCCATGAATTGTCCTCATTTGCCCGAGGGTGGATTGATCGCGAGTGACTAACTATGAgcacacaaattcttatttacaatggttgtacaataaatattgtacaccggagtaaaagttgactcaaaatgcttaaaagttacatttatatatgtaaaagttatctattttttaatgataaattttttcatttgaatcaaaattatttcttcaaaatcactaataatgtataaattaatcatttaaccctttaaaatgtttatctatcaactttttatttttataatataaaagttaaagaaaaataggttaaagttacaaaaaactgtataaaagttatcttggtgtacaataaatttattgtacaccttgtgcgcgcaagatctTTTGCTATCAGCAAGCTAATACTTGGTATCATTCTTTACCTACACGACTGATCATCTTTTCTAATTCACCTAATATCCTAACAACCACAATTTACAAAGATTAATTATTTCATTGATTGTTATGTGTGTCAGTGTGTAACAAGAAAACAGGAGTATGATGACTAAAATGCAATTAACAAGAAGATTAGAATAGGGCTAAGGAATCCAGGACAGGTAATGGGTTAGATTTATTCAACTCTGTATTTGATCCACTTTTATTTGGATTCTTACTTGTGTATGGGATTTGGATTTCCCCTCCAATTTGGTATTTTGCATCGAATTCGACTcatgttgaccctaaagttttgatgatgacaaagcaaactcatGACTATTGGTTaaattatgttgcataataggttctgAGATctttagagggataatgctaagttaaggagatcctgagttggataaactaaggaacgtggaatataagcaagtatttgatccatgtcagacactacattgaagaaataatcattaagcaagtttacaaaggcgagatccttaggcgagttcctaaggcgagatcctcctatattatgtggatcctcgatgttccagagaaaGAACATATTGGGaagacttcgagtgaagcttctaaaggtgcaacatgaagactacaacatatgagtttatgtttaggatttatgtaagtatttaatattgtttatacgtagtttggaacgaaaggaacctaagtattttggtacgttttaaattgaaatatattaactgtaattataaaagagttttaaaatagaaaatctttttaataaataaaatgaatttaattaataaatgtaaacataggattctgttttcattctccttgtttctcaagcaaaagattttccataatccttgaaactctcccacgtatttctgtttaaacgtgcaattagtgttttgatttggtctcccctgtttctctccaactatgcccatgttactgagtagtaacagttagtgggtagttgaggagaacatgggtatccaaccttaggtaaaactcctctataaaaggaaaagagtttttgcttttctaaacacaactgatttctacaaaatatatcttaaagagcataaacgttttaaaagaatcagtttgcaaaatagagtgttccttgagttccttattgctATAAGCTTTATTATGTACTAGAGTttatctatcatattgtattttgggtttaagggttgagtgatccttgagtgacttagagttaagtcaaagaggttaagtcaaagagaaaaagagcgacttagacttaagtcaaagagaaaaggagcgacttagagttaattaagtcagagagagaaagagtatcacaataatcgaaggggattgctgtggggaactcgtgttcgagaggaactcaagttaaaga
This sequence is a window from Spinacia oleracea cultivar Varoflay chromosome 1, BTI_SOV_V1, whole genome shotgun sequence. Protein-coding genes within it:
- the LOC110778695 gene encoding CDPK-related kinase 7 isoform X1; this translates as MGLCHAKPIKIPETQFESDGINGEIQPQNGGTGKTPKFPFYSPSPLPSAFKNSPANSSVTSTPLRFFKRPFPPPSPAKHIRALLARRHGSVKPNEASIPEGSECDIGLDKNFGFSKQFANHFELGDEVGRGHFGYTCYGKGKKGSLKGLDVAVKVIPKAKMTTAIAIEDVRREVKILRALTGHKNLVQFYESYEDDDNVYVVMELCQGGELLDRILSRGGKFSEEDAKAVMVQILSVTAYCHLQGVVHRDLKPENFLFTSKDENAPLKAIDFGLSDYVKPDERLNDIVGSAYYVAPEVLHRAYGTEADMWSIGVIAYILLCGSRPFWARTESGIFRAVLKADPSFDEAPWPSLSPEAIDFVKRLLNKDYRKRLTAAQALSHPWLSGFHQDIKIPQDMIVYRLVRAYICSSSLRKAALGALAKTLTVPQLAYMKEQFQMLSPSKNGYISMQNFKTAVLRTATDAMKDSRVIEYVNLVSSIQYRKMDFEEFCAAAISVHQLEAMETWEQHARRAYELFEKDGNRPIMIEELASELGLSPSVPVHVVLQDWIRHSDGKLSFLGFVRLLHGVSSRTFQKALPA
- the LOC110778695 gene encoding CDPK-related kinase 1 isoform X2, which gives rise to MNHDCLSYLYLMTTAIAIEDVRREVKILRALTGHKNLVQFYESYEDDDNVYVVMELCQGGELLDRILSRGGKFSEEDAKAVMVQILSVTAYCHLQGVVHRDLKPENFLFTSKDENAPLKAIDFGLSDYVKPDERLNDIVGSAYYVAPEVLHRAYGTEADMWSIGVIAYILLCGSRPFWARTESGIFRAVLKADPSFDEAPWPSLSPEAIDFVKRLLNKDYRKRLTAAQALSHPWLSGFHQDIKIPQDMIVYRLVRAYICSSSLRKAALGALAKTLTVPQLAYMKEQFQMLSPSKNGYISMQNFKTAVLRTATDAMKDSRVIEYVNLVSSIQYRKMDFEEFCAAAISVHQLEAMETWEQHARRAYELFEKDGNRPIMIEELASELGLSPSVPVHVVLQDWIRHSDGKLSFLGFVRLLHGVSSRTFQKALPA